Proteins encoded by one window of Chromobacterium violaceum ATCC 12472:
- the murG gene encoding undecaprenyldiphospho-muramoylpentapeptide beta-N-acetylglucosaminyltransferase, with translation MANRTVMVMAAGTGGHIVPGLAVAKELQSRGWKVVWLGTRRGMENKLVPPTGIPLERLNFHGVRGKGLLGSLKGALQLAGAFFSSAAQIFRHRPDVVLGMGGYVCLPGGVMAGLLWKPLVLVNADAGLLLSNKALLPFASKLVCGFDGSAARGPKALVTGNPVRGEIERIAAPAARFAGRSGPLKVLVVGGSLGAKVLNETLPQAMARLPAEQRPQLTHQTGEANFAAVEAAYQAAGLRQQVELLPFVDDMPKRLAECDLVICRAGAITVSELCAAGVPSVLVPLVVSTTSHQRDNAEWMAQAGAAWHLPQKELNADGLAGLLAGLDRDQLLDKAERARALARSGAAGRVADLCQQLAGE, from the coding sequence ATGGCGAATCGCACGGTCATGGTGATGGCGGCTGGCACGGGCGGACACATCGTCCCCGGCCTCGCCGTGGCCAAGGAATTGCAAAGCCGCGGCTGGAAGGTGGTGTGGCTGGGCACCCGCCGCGGCATGGAGAACAAGCTGGTGCCGCCGACCGGCATCCCGCTGGAGAGGCTGAATTTCCACGGCGTGCGCGGCAAGGGCCTGCTGGGCTCGCTCAAGGGCGCGCTGCAGTTGGCCGGCGCTTTCTTCAGCAGCGCGGCGCAGATCTTCCGCCACCGGCCGGACGTGGTGCTGGGCATGGGCGGCTACGTCTGCCTGCCCGGCGGCGTGATGGCCGGCCTGCTGTGGAAGCCGCTGGTGCTGGTCAACGCCGACGCCGGCCTGCTGCTCAGCAACAAGGCTTTGCTGCCGTTCGCCAGCAAGCTGGTTTGCGGTTTCGACGGCAGCGCGGCGCGTGGCCCCAAGGCGCTGGTCACCGGCAATCCGGTGCGCGGCGAGATCGAGCGCATCGCCGCGCCGGCGGCGCGCTTCGCCGGCCGCAGCGGTCCGCTGAAGGTATTGGTGGTCGGCGGCAGCCTGGGCGCCAAGGTGTTGAACGAAACGCTGCCGCAGGCGATGGCCAGGCTGCCGGCCGAGCAGCGGCCGCAGCTGACGCATCAGACCGGCGAGGCGAATTTCGCCGCGGTCGAGGCCGCCTATCAGGCGGCGGGCCTGCGGCAGCAAGTGGAGCTGCTGCCCTTCGTCGACGATATGCCGAAGCGGCTGGCCGAGTGCGATCTGGTGATCTGCCGCGCCGGCGCGATCACGGTCAGCGAATTGTGCGCGGCCGGCGTGCCCAGCGTGCTGGTGCCGCTGGTGGTGTCCACCACCAGCCACCAGCGCGACAACGCCGAGTGGATGGCCCAGGCCGGCGCGGCCTGGCATCTGCCGCAGAAGGAATTGAACGCCGACGGGCTCGCGGGCCTGCTGGCGGGTTTGGACAGAGACCAGTTGCTGGACAAGGCCGAGCGCGCCCGCGCGCTGGCCCGCTCCGGCGCGGCCGGCCGGGTGGCCGACCTGTGCCAGCAGCTGGCCGGGGAATGA
- the ftsW gene encoding putative lipid II flippase FtsW, whose amino-acid sequence MNHNPARRYTAITALDEALAWALALLLSISLVMVYSASIAYAEADAATQNRYFYLIRHIVFMVIGLSAAFAAFQIPTAFWQKYSGKIFLIGLVMLVLVLIPGIGKVVNGSRRWINLFVLNLQPSEVMKFATVLYAADYTVRKSHLLHSIKEGFAPMFAAMVVVAFLLLREPDFGALMVVMSIAMGLLFLGGINMRIFSGLAAMAVVAIVLLIVSSPYRLKRVLGFMDPWDDPYGKGYQLSHSLIAIGRGEWFGVGLGGSIEKLFYLPEAHTDFIMAVIAEEFGFAGICVVIGLYAWIVRRAFHIGVESKKLERYYQALVAQGIGIWLGIQVFFNIGVNMGLLPTKGLTLPLMSFGGSAMLMNLIAVAVLLRVDYENRRIMRGYKV is encoded by the coding sequence ATGAACCACAATCCGGCGCGCCGCTACACGGCGATCACCGCTCTGGACGAGGCGCTGGCCTGGGCGCTGGCGCTGCTGCTGTCGATCAGCCTGGTGATGGTGTATTCGGCGTCCATCGCCTACGCGGAAGCCGACGCGGCGACGCAGAACCGCTACTTCTACCTGATCCGCCACATCGTGTTCATGGTGATCGGGCTGTCGGCGGCGTTCGCGGCGTTCCAGATACCGACGGCGTTCTGGCAGAAGTATTCGGGGAAGATTTTCCTGATCGGCTTGGTGATGCTGGTGCTGGTGCTGATTCCCGGCATCGGCAAGGTGGTCAACGGCTCGCGGCGCTGGATCAACCTGTTCGTGCTGAATTTGCAGCCGTCGGAGGTGATGAAGTTCGCCACCGTGCTGTACGCGGCCGATTACACGGTGCGCAAGAGCCACCTGCTGCACAGCATCAAGGAAGGCTTCGCGCCGATGTTCGCGGCGATGGTGGTGGTGGCTTTCCTGCTGCTGCGCGAGCCGGACTTCGGCGCGCTGATGGTGGTGATGAGCATCGCGATGGGCCTGCTGTTCCTGGGCGGCATCAATATGCGCATCTTTTCGGGGCTGGCGGCGATGGCGGTGGTGGCCATCGTGCTGCTGATCGTGTCGTCGCCGTACCGGCTGAAGCGGGTGCTGGGCTTCATGGACCCGTGGGACGACCCGTACGGCAAGGGCTACCAGCTGAGCCATTCGCTGATCGCCATCGGCCGCGGCGAATGGTTCGGCGTCGGCCTGGGCGGCAGCATCGAGAAGCTGTTCTACCTGCCGGAGGCGCACACCGACTTCATCATGGCGGTGATCGCCGAGGAGTTCGGCTTCGCCGGCATCTGCGTGGTGATCGGCCTCTATGCTTGGATCGTGCGCCGCGCCTTCCACATCGGGGTGGAGTCGAAAAAGCTGGAGCGCTACTACCAGGCGCTGGTGGCGCAGGGCATCGGCATTTGGCTGGGCATCCAGGTGTTTTTCAACATTGGCGTGAACATGGGCCTGTTGCCGACCAAGGGTCTGACGCTGCCGCTGATGTCCTTCGGCGGTTCGGCGATGCTGATGAATTTGATCGCGGTGGCGGTGCTGCTGCGGGTTGATTATGAGAACCGGCGCATCATGCGCGGGTACAAGGTTTGA
- the murD gene encoding UDP-N-acetylmuramoyl-L-alanine--D-glutamate ligase yields the protein MDYANRHVTVVGLGGSGLAAARYLAAHGARVRVADANPSAERLAELERCLPGVEVMVGAFDDATFAGAELLVVSPGVPLANPAIAAFRRAGGEVVGDIEILARAIQGDGSKVIAITGSNGKSTVTSLVGHLCEAAGLDTVVAGNIGLAVLEALLAREQSGKRPDVWVLELSSFQLESTFSLAADAATVLNISEDHLDRYADLLDYAHAKTRVFNGKGVQVLNKDDALVRAMVRPGHPVKWFSLNGAADYALARNGGYWLKVDGEKVFDCADMQLQGLHNAANALAALGLCQGIGLPLEKLLDGLKTFRGLAHRVELVDEFDGIAFIDDSKGTNVGATEAALNGMTRQVVLIAGGDGKGQDFAPLKPACQRIARAVLLIGRDAGRIEAALEDSGLALERCDTLEEATRRAAALARPGDVVLLSPACASLDMFKNYAHRAQVFIDTVAAVKAARA from the coding sequence ATGGATTACGCCAATCGACATGTGACGGTGGTGGGATTGGGGGGCTCGGGCCTGGCGGCCGCGCGCTACCTGGCCGCCCACGGCGCGCGCGTGCGCGTGGCCGACGCCAATCCGTCCGCCGAGCGGCTGGCCGAGCTGGAACGCTGCCTGCCGGGCGTGGAAGTGATGGTCGGCGCGTTCGACGACGCCACCTTCGCCGGCGCCGAGCTGCTGGTGGTCAGTCCCGGCGTGCCGCTGGCCAACCCGGCCATCGCCGCCTTCCGCCGCGCCGGCGGCGAGGTGGTCGGCGACATCGAGATCCTGGCGCGCGCGATCCAGGGCGACGGCAGCAAGGTGATCGCGATCACCGGCTCCAACGGCAAGAGCACGGTCACCAGTCTGGTCGGCCACTTGTGCGAGGCGGCCGGGCTGGATACCGTCGTCGCCGGCAATATCGGCCTGGCGGTGCTGGAGGCTTTGCTCGCGCGCGAACAGAGCGGCAAGCGCCCCGACGTGTGGGTGCTGGAGCTGTCCAGCTTCCAGCTGGAGTCCACTTTCTCGCTGGCGGCCGACGCCGCCACCGTGCTGAACATTTCCGAGGATCACCTCGACCGTTACGCCGACCTGCTGGACTACGCGCATGCCAAGACCCGGGTGTTCAACGGCAAGGGCGTCCAGGTGCTGAACAAGGACGACGCGCTGGTGCGGGCGATGGTCCGCCCCGGCCATCCGGTCAAGTGGTTCTCGCTGAACGGCGCGGCAGACTACGCGCTGGCGCGCAACGGCGGCTACTGGCTGAAAGTGGACGGCGAAAAGGTGTTCGACTGCGCCGACATGCAGCTGCAGGGCCTGCACAACGCCGCCAACGCGCTGGCCGCGTTGGGCCTGTGCCAAGGCATAGGCCTGCCGCTGGAGAAGCTGCTGGACGGGCTGAAGACCTTCCGCGGCCTCGCGCATCGCGTCGAGCTGGTAGACGAATTCGACGGTATTGCGTTTATCGATGATTCCAAGGGCACCAACGTCGGCGCGACCGAGGCCGCGCTGAACGGCATGACCCGCCAGGTGGTGCTGATCGCCGGCGGCGACGGCAAGGGCCAGGACTTCGCGCCGCTGAAGCCGGCCTGCCAGCGCATCGCCCGCGCGGTGCTGCTGATCGGCCGCGACGCCGGCCGGATCGAGGCCGCGCTGGAAGACAGCGGCCTGGCGCTGGAGCGCTGCGACACGCTGGAGGAGGCTACCCGCCGCGCGGCGGCGCTGGCCCGTCCGGGCGACGTGGTGCTGCTGTCGCCGGCCTGCGCCAGCCTGGACATGTTCAAGAATTACGCGCACCGGGCGCAGGTGTTCATCGACACCGTGGCGGCGGTGAAGGCGGCGCGGGCATGA
- the mraY gene encoding phospho-N-acetylmuramoyl-pentapeptide-transferase, which produces MLLWLADLLGSHIRAFNVFNYTTLRAVMAALTALTISLLLGPWVIRKLTELKVGQAVRNDGPQTHLVKAGTPTMGGSLILLAITLTTLLWADLSNKYVWLLLAVMLGTGALGFYDDWRKVVYKDPKGVSAKFKMAWQSAIAIGAGVFLIATAKLPASTELIVPFFKTVAYPLGAVGFCVLTYFVIVGTSNAVNLTDGLDGLAALPTVLVSAGLAIFAYVAGHAVFSKYLGLPFIPGAHEVVVFCAAMCGACLGFLWFNAYPAQVFMGDVGALALGAALGTVAVIVRQEIVLFLMGGLFVMEALSVMIQVTSFKLTGKRVFRMAPLHHHFELKGWKETQVVVRFWIVTMMLVLIGLSTLKLR; this is translated from the coding sequence GTGCTGCTTTGGCTGGCTGATCTGTTGGGTTCGCATATCCGGGCCTTCAATGTCTTCAATTACACCACGCTGCGCGCGGTGATGGCCGCGTTGACCGCGCTGACCATCTCGCTGTTGCTGGGCCCGTGGGTGATCCGCAAGCTGACCGAGCTCAAAGTCGGCCAGGCGGTGCGCAACGACGGTCCGCAGACCCACCTGGTCAAGGCGGGCACGCCGACCATGGGCGGCTCGCTGATCCTGCTGGCCATCACCCTCACCACGCTGCTGTGGGCGGACCTGTCCAACAAATACGTGTGGCTGCTGCTGGCGGTGATGCTGGGCACCGGCGCGCTGGGCTTTTACGACGACTGGCGCAAGGTGGTGTACAAGGACCCGAAGGGCGTGTCCGCCAAGTTCAAGATGGCGTGGCAGTCGGCCATCGCCATCGGCGCCGGCGTGTTTCTGATCGCCACCGCCAAGCTGCCGGCGTCCACCGAGCTGATCGTGCCCTTCTTCAAGACCGTCGCCTATCCGCTGGGCGCCGTCGGCTTCTGCGTGCTGACCTATTTCGTCATCGTCGGCACCTCCAACGCGGTCAACCTGACCGACGGCCTGGATGGCCTGGCGGCGTTGCCGACGGTGCTGGTGTCGGCTGGCCTGGCGATTTTCGCGTATGTCGCCGGCCACGCGGTGTTCTCCAAGTACCTGGGCCTGCCCTTCATCCCCGGGGCGCACGAGGTGGTGGTGTTCTGCGCGGCGATGTGCGGCGCCTGCCTGGGCTTCCTGTGGTTCAACGCCTACCCGGCCCAGGTGTTCATGGGCGACGTCGGCGCGCTGGCGCTGGGCGCCGCGCTCGGCACGGTGGCGGTGATCGTGCGCCAGGAGATCGTGCTGTTCCTGATGGGCGGCCTGTTCGTGATGGAGGCGCTGTCGGTGATGATCCAGGTGACCTCGTTCAAGCTGACCGGCAAGCGCGTGTTCCGCATGGCGCCGCTGCATCACCATTTCGAATTGAAGGGCTGGAAGGAAACCCAGGTGGTGGTCCGCTTCTGGATCGTCACCATGATGCTGGTGCTGATCGGCCTGTCGACGCTGAAGCTGCGCTGA
- the murF gene encoding UDP-N-acetylmuramoyl-tripeptide--D-alanyl-D-alanine ligase, which yields MMTLSQAARFAQGRLVGADGEVSRVITDSRLAQPGDLFVALKGERFDAHDFVAEVVARGAAALVRDGFELAGASLIQAGDDTRLALGRLAAGWRETQPAIRIGVTGSNGKTTVKEMLAAILRAHAGADAVLATAGNFNNDIGLPLTLLQLKPQHRYAVIEMGMNHHGELSYLTGLTRPQVALVNNAMRAHFGHFGSTEDVARAKAEIFEGLIDAGVAVVNADDANLPLFRAAAGSHRQLSFGLGLADVSARDLALSALDSRFTLVSPAGQLAVSLPAPGEHNVRNALAAAAAALALEVPLAAIAEGLSAFAGAKGRLQIKQSPRGLTVIDDSYNANPDSMKAGIDVLAGLPGPRCFVMGDIGELGEAAPALHAEVGEHARLRGIEQLFALGEASRRAVQAFGGAGQGFDSIDELLECLDSRLASGTAVLVKGSRFMRMERVVEHLMQAKKEGV from the coding sequence ATGATGACGCTGAGCCAAGCCGCCCGTTTCGCGCAAGGCCGCCTCGTCGGCGCCGACGGCGAAGTGTCGCGCGTGATCACCGACAGCCGCCTGGCCCAGCCCGGCGACTTGTTCGTCGCGCTGAAGGGCGAACGTTTCGACGCCCACGATTTCGTCGCCGAGGTTGTCGCCCGCGGCGCCGCCGCCTTGGTGCGCGACGGCTTCGAGCTGGCCGGCGCCAGCCTGATCCAGGCCGGCGACGACACCCGGCTGGCGCTGGGTCGTCTGGCCGCCGGCTGGCGCGAGACGCAGCCGGCCATCCGTATCGGCGTCACCGGCTCCAACGGCAAGACCACGGTCAAGGAAATGCTGGCGGCGATACTGCGCGCCCATGCCGGAGCGGATGCGGTGCTGGCCACCGCCGGCAATTTCAATAACGACATCGGCCTGCCGCTGACCTTGCTGCAGCTGAAGCCGCAGCATCGCTACGCGGTGATCGAGATGGGCATGAACCATCACGGCGAGCTCAGCTACCTGACCGGGCTGACCCGGCCGCAGGTGGCGCTGGTCAACAACGCGATGCGCGCCCATTTCGGGCACTTCGGCTCCACCGAGGACGTCGCCCGCGCCAAGGCCGAGATTTTCGAAGGCCTGATCGACGCCGGCGTGGCCGTGGTCAACGCCGACGACGCCAATCTGCCGCTGTTCCGCGCCGCCGCCGGCTCGCACCGCCAGCTGAGCTTCGGCCTGGGGCTGGCGGACGTCAGCGCGCGCGATCTGGCGCTGAGCGCGCTGGACAGCCGCTTCACGCTGGTCTCTCCGGCCGGACAGCTTGCCGTCTCGCTGCCGGCGCCGGGCGAGCACAACGTACGCAACGCGCTGGCCGCGGCGGCCGCCGCGCTGGCGCTGGAGGTGCCGCTGGCCGCCATCGCAGAGGGGCTGTCCGCCTTCGCCGGCGCCAAGGGCAGGCTGCAGATCAAGCAGAGCCCGCGCGGCCTGACCGTGATCGACGACAGCTACAACGCCAACCCGGATTCGATGAAGGCCGGCATCGACGTGCTGGCCGGCCTGCCCGGTCCGCGCTGTTTCGTGATGGGCGACATCGGCGAGCTGGGCGAGGCCGCGCCAGCCTTGCATGCCGAAGTCGGGGAACACGCGCGCCTGCGCGGCATCGAACAGCTCTTTGCGCTGGGCGAGGCCTCGCGCCGCGCGGTTCAGGCCTTCGGCGGCGCCGGGCAGGGTTTCGATTCGATTGACGAGCTGTTGGAGTGCCTGGATAGCCGGCTGGCTTCGGGTACCGCCGTTCTGGTCAAGGGGTCGCGCTTTATGCGCATGGAACGGGTGGTGGAACACCTGATGCAAGCAAAGAAAGAGGGAGTTTAA
- a CDS encoding UDP-N-acetylmuramoyl-L-alanyl-D-glutamate--2,6-diaminopimelate ligase: MKSRLTALPDWDPALLQQLGLPIKRVEADSRRVLPGDVFLACRGEYADGRDFIPAALEKGAAAVLWDEADGFAWKAEWQAPNLAVPNLRERAGIVAAHVLGLPSRDLTVVGITGTNGKTSISHWLAQAFSLLGQKAALIGTVGNGFYGHLTETTHTTPDPVTVQQKLAEYRRQGAHVVTMEVSSHGLDQFRVNGVEFATAVFTNLTRDHLDYHGSMEAYGESKKKLFFWEGLKHAVINADDAFGRQLAAGIDPKQTRVVTYGLEQGDVRPLALAATLEGLQLTVATPWGTVDVRTGLVGRFNAANLLACLATLCVNGVSLQDAAAVMARIQPARGRMQSVGGAHEPLVVIDYAHTPDALEKALATLSEIRPAGGRLFCVFGCGGDRDPGKRPMMGAIAEKHADVAVLTSDNPRSEDPQAIIRDVLAGMDAARAHVEADREAAIHWAVAQARVGDVVLVAGKGHEEYQDIAGVKRPFSDFRVAEEALTAWGKRP, from the coding sequence ATGAAGAGCCGTTTGACTGCGTTGCCGGACTGGGATCCGGCCTTGTTGCAACAGCTGGGCCTCCCGATCAAGCGGGTGGAGGCCGACAGCCGCCGCGTGCTGCCGGGCGATGTGTTCCTCGCCTGCCGCGGCGAGTACGCCGACGGCCGCGACTTCATCCCCGCCGCGCTGGAAAAGGGCGCGGCCGCGGTGCTGTGGGACGAAGCCGACGGCTTCGCCTGGAAAGCCGAGTGGCAAGCGCCCAATCTGGCGGTGCCGAATCTGCGCGAGCGCGCCGGCATCGTCGCCGCCCACGTGCTGGGCCTGCCCTCGCGCGACCTGACCGTGGTCGGCATCACCGGCACCAACGGCAAGACCTCCATTTCGCACTGGCTGGCGCAGGCCTTCTCGCTGCTGGGCCAGAAAGCGGCGCTGATCGGCACCGTCGGCAACGGCTTCTACGGCCACTTGACCGAAACCACCCATACCACGCCGGACCCGGTGACGGTGCAGCAGAAGCTGGCCGAATACCGCCGCCAGGGCGCGCACGTGGTGACGATGGAAGTGTCCAGCCACGGCCTGGACCAGTTCCGCGTCAACGGCGTCGAGTTCGCCACCGCGGTGTTCACCAACCTGACCCGCGACCACCTCGACTACCACGGCTCGATGGAAGCCTATGGCGAGTCCAAGAAGAAGCTGTTCTTCTGGGAAGGCCTGAAGCACGCGGTGATCAACGCCGACGACGCCTTCGGCCGCCAGCTCGCCGCCGGGATCGACCCCAAGCAGACCCGCGTGGTCACCTATGGCCTGGAGCAGGGCGACGTGCGTCCGCTGGCGCTGGCCGCCACGCTGGAAGGCCTGCAGCTGACCGTGGCCACGCCGTGGGGCACGGTCGACGTGCGCACCGGCCTGGTCGGCCGCTTCAACGCCGCCAACCTGCTGGCCTGTCTGGCCACGCTGTGCGTCAACGGCGTCAGCCTGCAGGACGCCGCCGCGGTGATGGCGCGCATCCAGCCGGCGCGCGGCCGGATGCAGAGCGTCGGCGGCGCGCACGAGCCGCTGGTGGTGATCGATTACGCCCACACGCCCGACGCGCTGGAGAAGGCGCTGGCCACGCTGTCCGAGATCCGCCCCGCCGGCGGCAGGCTGTTCTGCGTGTTCGGCTGCGGCGGCGACCGCGATCCGGGCAAACGTCCGATGATGGGCGCCATCGCCGAAAAGCACGCCGACGTGGCGGTGCTGACCAGCGACAACCCGCGCAGCGAGGACCCGCAGGCCATCATCCGCGACGTGCTGGCCGGCATGGACGCCGCCCGCGCGCATGTCGAGGCCGACCGCGAGGCCGCCATCCACTGGGCGGTGGCCCAGGCCCGCGTCGGCGACGTGGTGCTGGTGGCCGGCAAGGGCCACGAGGAATACCAGGACATCGCCGGCGTCAAACGGCCGTTCTCCGACTTCCGCGTGGCGGAAGAAGCGCTGACCGCGTGGGGGAAACGGCCATGA
- a CDS encoding peptidoglycan D,D-transpeptidase FtsI family protein, whose protein sequence is MRAGSSYSVRTRPAPASPALRMTSTRVRCVLLMLALLFLALIGRAVYLQVVQQDFLQNQGEARFRRTLTLEANRGVITDRNGEPLAISSPVQTIWASPADMEPVPPAKLRELAGLLDLSPEELSAKLSDRKKEFVYIKRQISPELADKVMALGVPGIAKQQEFRRFYPAGEIVSHIIGFTGVDGKGQEGVELAREKMLSGKDGRRVVLKDRRGHIIEDVAAIEPPRDGQKLALAIDHRIQYLAYREIKAAVETNKAKAGSVVVLDAHTGELLALANYPSFNPNNRSGVTPEMMRNRGVIDLFEPGSTMKPLSISLALEHGKANLNTVLDTHSYMIGPATIRDVSPQASLGILGIIQKSSNVGTSKLALLNSPEEFWKHYDALGFGRAPETGFPGEASGRLRDWHKWRPIEQATMSFGYGVSVSLIQMARAYTIFANDGVMLPVALYKTANPMPGKRVLSEKTAHEMRDLLIANSQPGGGAVGGRIIGYSIGGKSGTARKLEGRAYVANKHRALFMGFAPGHSPKVIVAVMIDEPSAGKYYGGAVSAPVFSQVAGGALRVLNIAPDEPSNNTLLPESTPVPADF, encoded by the coding sequence ATGCGCGCCGGTTCCAGCTACAGCGTCCGCACCCGCCCCGCGCCGGCCAGCCCCGCGCTGCGGATGACCAGCACGCGCGTGCGCTGCGTGCTGCTGATGCTGGCGCTGCTGTTCCTGGCGCTGATCGGCCGCGCGGTCTATCTGCAGGTGGTGCAGCAGGACTTCTTGCAGAACCAGGGTGAGGCGCGTTTCCGCCGCACCCTGACGCTGGAGGCCAACCGCGGCGTGATCACCGACCGCAACGGCGAGCCGCTGGCGATCAGCTCGCCGGTGCAGACCATCTGGGCCAGTCCGGCCGACATGGAGCCGGTGCCGCCGGCCAAGCTGCGAGAGCTGGCCGGCCTGCTGGACCTGTCGCCGGAGGAGCTGTCGGCCAAGTTGTCTGACCGCAAGAAGGAATTCGTCTACATCAAGCGCCAGATCAGCCCGGAGCTGGCGGACAAGGTGATGGCGCTGGGCGTGCCCGGCATCGCCAAGCAGCAGGAGTTCCGCCGCTTCTACCCGGCCGGCGAGATCGTGTCGCACATCATCGGTTTCACCGGGGTGGACGGCAAGGGCCAGGAGGGCGTGGAGCTCGCCCGCGAGAAGATGCTGTCCGGCAAGGATGGCCGCCGCGTGGTGCTGAAGGATCGCCGCGGCCACATCATCGAGGACGTCGCCGCCATCGAGCCGCCGCGCGACGGCCAGAAGCTGGCGCTGGCGATCGACCACCGCATCCAGTACCTGGCCTACCGCGAAATCAAGGCCGCGGTGGAGACCAACAAGGCCAAGGCCGGCAGCGTGGTGGTGCTGGACGCCCACACCGGCGAACTGCTGGCGCTGGCCAACTACCCGTCGTTCAACCCGAACAACCGCAGCGGCGTGACGCCGGAAATGATGCGCAACCGCGGCGTGATCGACCTGTTCGAGCCCGGCTCGACGATGAAGCCGCTGTCGATCTCGCTGGCGCTGGAGCACGGCAAGGCCAATCTGAACACGGTGCTGGACACCCACAGCTACATGATAGGCCCGGCCACCATCCGCGACGTGTCGCCGCAGGCCAGCCTGGGCATCCTGGGCATCATCCAGAAATCGTCCAACGTCGGCACCAGCAAGCTGGCGCTGCTGAACAGCCCGGAAGAGTTCTGGAAGCACTACGACGCGCTGGGCTTCGGCCGGGCGCCGGAAACCGGCTTCCCCGGCGAGGCCAGCGGCCGGCTGCGCGACTGGCACAAGTGGCGCCCGATCGAGCAGGCGACGATGTCCTTCGGCTACGGCGTGTCGGTCAGCCTGATCCAGATGGCGCGCGCCTACACCATTTTCGCCAACGACGGCGTGATGCTGCCGGTGGCGCTGTACAAGACTGCCAACCCGATGCCGGGCAAGCGGGTGCTCAGCGAGAAGACCGCGCACGAGATGCGCGATCTGCTGATCGCCAACAGCCAGCCTGGCGGCGGCGCCGTCGGCGGCCGCATCATCGGCTACAGCATAGGCGGCAAGAGCGGCACCGCGCGCAAGCTGGAGGGCCGCGCCTACGTGGCCAACAAGCACCGCGCGCTGTTCATGGGCTTCGCGCCCGGCCACTCGCCCAAGGTGATCGTGGCGGTGATGATAGACGAGCCGTCCGCGGGCAAATACTACGGCGGCGCGGTGTCCGCGCCGGTGTTCTCTCAGGTGGCGGGCGGCGCGCTGCGCGTGCTGAACATCGCGCCGGACGAGCCATCCAACAACACTTTATTGCCGGAATCGACCCCGGTTCCGGCGGATTTCTAA
- the ftsL gene encoding cell division protein FtsL: protein MNKLNATLLLMAVFSAWSVVTSTHVSRKLYSDLQKETKSAQQLEVEFGQLQLEQSTWGAHAVIEKAASTRLDMHTPDPRQIQVITAKGAL from the coding sequence ATGAACAAGCTCAACGCGACGCTGCTGCTGATGGCCGTGTTCTCCGCCTGGTCGGTGGTGACGTCCACGCACGTGTCGCGCAAGCTCTACAGCGACTTGCAGAAGGAAACCAAGTCGGCGCAGCAGCTGGAGGTGGAATTCGGCCAGCTGCAGCTGGAGCAGAGCACCTGGGGCGCGCACGCGGTGATAGAAAAGGCCGCGTCCACCCGTCTCGACATGCACACCCCCGATCCGCGCCAGATCCAGGTGATCACGGCCAAGGGAGCGCTGTGA
- the rsmH gene encoding 16S rRNA (cytosine(1402)-N(4))-methyltransferase RsmH, which yields MSTPTFVHRTVLLTEAVDALAIRPDGVYVDCTFGRGGHSRLILSKLGPSGRLIAFDKDPEAIAVADRLAAEDSRFNIVHNGFETLSAELARLGVAGVDGVLMDLGVSSPQIDDGSRGFSFRFDAPLDMRMDTTRGVTAAEWLATADEADIREVIKTYGEERFARKIAAAIVAQRDESPITTTRELAVLVGQNVRTREPGQDPATRTFQAIRIFVNRELDELKAVLPQAARLLNEGGRLAVISFHSLEDRIVKLYLRDVSSEEKLPAWAMVRAADMAQPPIDLVGKAIRAGDEEVRENPRARSAIMRVAQRTAAPWREGDA from the coding sequence GTGAGCACCCCCACCTTCGTGCATCGCACGGTATTGCTGACCGAAGCGGTCGACGCGCTCGCCATTCGTCCCGATGGCGTCTACGTCGATTGCACCTTCGGTCGCGGAGGCCACAGCCGCCTGATCCTGTCGAAGCTCGGCCCCTCCGGCCGGCTGATCGCCTTCGACAAGGATCCGGAAGCCATCGCCGTCGCCGACAGGCTGGCGGCGGAGGATTCCCGCTTCAACATCGTGCACAACGGTTTCGAGACGCTGTCGGCCGAGCTCGCCCGCCTGGGCGTGGCGGGCGTCGACGGCGTGCTGATGGACCTGGGCGTGTCGTCGCCGCAGATCGACGACGGCAGCCGCGGCTTCAGCTTCCGCTTCGACGCGCCGCTGGACATGCGTATGGATACCACCCGCGGCGTCACCGCCGCCGAGTGGTTGGCAACGGCCGACGAGGCCGATATCAGAGAGGTCATCAAGACTTATGGTGAAGAGCGGTTTGCTCGCAAGATCGCAGCAGCCATTGTTGCGCAACGGGACGAAAGCCCCATCACGACCACCCGCGAGCTCGCTGTGCTCGTTGGGCAAAACGTCCGTACTCGCGAACCGGGTCAAGACCCGGCGACGCGAACCTTCCAGGCGATCCGGATCTTTGTGAACCGCGAGCTGGACGAGCTGAAGGCGGTGCTGCCGCAGGCCGCGCGCCTCTTGAACGAGGGCGGCCGCTTGGCGGTGATCAGCTTCCATTCGCTGGAGGACCGCATCGTCAAGCTCTACCTGCGCGACGTCAGCAGCGAGGAAAAGCTGCCGGCCTGGGCGATGGTGCGCGCGGCCGACATGGCCCAGCCGCCGATAGACCTGGTCGGCAAGGCCATCCGCGCCGGCGACGAGGAAGTGCGCGAGAATCCGCGCGCCCGCAGCGCCATCATGCGCGTGGCCCAGCGCACCGCCGCGCCGTGGCGGGAGGGCGACGCATGA